GATTCATCCCGGGGATGCCAGCGCGCGATCGATTGCTGATGGCGATGTGGTGCGGGTATGGAATGCGCGCGGGCAGGTGCTGGCCGGTGCGGTAGTGACCGAGGGTATCCGGCCTGGGGTTATCTGTTTGCATGAAGGTGCATGGCCTGATCCTGATCCTGACAGCGGCATTTGCAGGAATGGCGCAGTCAATATGCTGACCAAAGACATTCCCACCTCACGGCTGGGCAATGGGTGTGCGGCGAATACAGCCCTGGCGTGGATAGAAAAATATCAGGGGCCTGACTTGCCACTGGCGGCTTTTGACCCGCCGCAGAATGCGTAAGCTATAACATGCCATCGGTGCTGATATGACGGCATGATGGCGGGAGATTTTGCGTCATTGTTATTGATCCTGCTTGTTATTCGGGTGACAACAACAGTCGATCACATGATCGTTAACCAGTCCACAGGCTTGCATAAAGGCGTAGCAGGTTGTAGCGCCAACGAACTTAAATCCTCGTTTTTGCAGGGCTTTCGATAGCAGATTAGCGGTGGCGGTGGTTGACGGGATATCTGCCACTGTTTTGGCATGCGTAATCTGTGGCTGATGATTAACAAAAGACCAGATAAAGTCGGCAAAATTTTCACCGTTTTCAGTCATTTTTAATAATGCGCGGGCATTGCTGATAATCGCCTCAATTTTCCCCCGATGACGGATAATGCCGCGATTTTGTAACAGACGCTCAATATCAGCCTCACTCATCGCGGCAATGGGGATCGGGTCAAACTGATAAAAGGCCTGGCGATAATGCTCGCGTTTTTTCAGTACCGTAATCCATGATAATCCGGCCTGTTGTCCTTCAAGGCAGATCATTTCGAATAATTTTTGCGGGTCGGTTTGTGCGATGCCCCACTCATGATCATGATACTGAATGTAAAGGGGATCTTGATTTACCCATCCACAACGGTTCATATTTTTCTCCCTGGAATATTCAGACGATAAACCGATTCGTCCTGGCAGCGCTGTACACGGCGATTTCTCCGCGCTGTCGGTGTCCAGGCTGACTTCGCCAGCGGGTTCTGAAAGCAACCGCAGTATATCAGGAGACGATAAAGATGGGGTATCCTGGCTGATGATAAACGTGACACGCTACGCAAAGCGATCAGCCGCTCAGTGGCAAAGAGAAGAACATCATGATGGTGAGTTTCTCACCACTTGCAGCAGGTTTTATGATTCAGCCATTGACGGGTTATCGTCCCGGCAGTAAAATCCGCGCCAATTCGGTGATTGGCGCAGCCTGGTAGCGCACTTCGTTCGGGACGAAGGGGTCGGAGGTTCGAATCCTCTATCACCGACCAGATAACAGTATGTCAGGGAGCATTCCCTGTCAGAAATGATAAGAAAGGCCACAGACACGCCGTGTTTGTGGCCTTTTTTGTTTATTGCGTTTAATCTGAGTTTGGCGGGTGTTTATGGAGACGATATAAAAGGTGTATTAACAACGTGCTTCATCCGCCGATAAAAGATTTTGTGTATATAATGTTGATCCCATCTGCGGTTTCTCCACGCTGTCCGTGTCCAGGCTGGCTGCATGCTGGGCCAGGCGCTAAAGAAGGAATATATCACCGATGATACCCGCGAATAACGGGCAACGCTCGCGACAGGTTTCTGACCCGCTTCTTAAAAAAAACAATAAAATAGCATCGGCTACCGGCGATTCCAGGGTTATAAAGCGCGCTTGTCACACATGGCGACAGGTCGCCGTGATCGTCAAAAAAATTCAGCGCCAGCCGATCATTGCGCATCTGTTACGGGCAGCCGAACGCTTTAATGATCGGTTGGGTAATCAGTTTGGTGCGGCGATTACCTACTTTTCGTTTCTGTCGATGATCCCCATCCTGATGGTCTCTTTTGCTGTCGCCGGTTTTGTCCTCGCATCGCATCCGACACTGTTACAGGATATCTTCGATAAAATTTTACAGAGCGTCAGTGATCCGATGCTGGCGGCCACCTTGCAAAACACCATTAATACCGCCGTTCAGCAACGTACTACCGTCGGGCTGGTTGGCTTGCTGGTGGCACTCTATTCGGGGATTAACTGGATGGGCAATCTGCGGGAAGCCATTCTTGCTCAGTCGCGTGATGAGTGGCAACGCGCCTCTCATGATCAGGAAAAATGGTGGCTGAAATATTTCCGTGATTTTACCTCGTTGATTGGGTTACTGGTGGCGCTGATCGTCTCTTTATCGATTACGTCGATCGCCGGTTCCGCGCAGCAAATGATCATTACTGCCCTTCATCTTGATTATATTACGTGGCTGAAACCGGCCTGGCGGTTAATTGGTCTGGTGATTTCTGTTTTCGCGGATTATCTCTTATTTTTCTGGATCTTCTGGCGAATTCCCCAGCGGCGTCTGAAATCTAAAGCATTGATATATGGCAGTCTGATCGCGGCGGTCGGTTTTGAGATCATTAAAATTATTATGACCTGGACCCTGCCGATATTAGTCCGATCGCCTTCCGGTGCCGCATTTGGTTCGGTATTAGGATTGATGGCCTTTTTTTATTTTTTTGCCCGTCTGACCCTCTTTTGCGCGGCATGGATTGCGACAGCAGAAGATAATCATCATGATGCGGCAGAGTAAGCGCCTGGGGTGCAATGATCAGAGGGTAGGCCAGGCTCTTAAACGATGATATTTATTTAACGCGATGCCTGCTTTATATGCCAGATAACTCCTGTTATTCAGAGAATAATATGAATTAACTTTTATATTAAAAAATTATTCACTATTATCACTTTTTTTCCTCTTTCGCGGTTTTGATCACAGATTGAAATATATTTCTGACTGTGGCTCTATATAAGTTCCATCTTCATTAACAACAAGAAATAGTTATGCAAACAACAACCACCGATTTGGGGCATCCGCAGGAGATCGCCCCGGTTAACTCACGTAATAAAGTCATTGTGGCCTCATTAATCGGGACAGCGATTGAATTTTTTGACTTTTATATCTATGCCACGGCCGCCGTATTGATATTTCCGCATATTTTCTTTCCGCAAAGTAATCAAGCGGCGGCGACGTTGCAGTCTCTGGCGACTTTCGCCATTGCCTTTATCGCACGCCCCATTGGCT
The sequence above is drawn from the Enterobacteriaceae bacterium ESL0689 genome and encodes:
- the tag gene encoding DNA-3-methyladenine glycosylase I, with the translated sequence MNRCGWVNQDPLYIQYHDHEWGIAQTDPQKLFEMICLEGQQAGLSWITVLKKREHYRQAFYQFDPIPIAAMSEADIERLLQNRGIIRHRGKIEAIISNARALLKMTENGENFADFIWSFVNHQPQITHAKTVADIPSTTATANLLSKALQKRGFKFVGATTCYAFMQACGLVNDHVIDCCCHPNNKQDQ
- the yhjD gene encoding inner membrane protein YhjD, translated to MIPANNGQRSRQVSDPLLKKNNKIASATGDSRVIKRACHTWRQVAVIVKKIQRQPIIAHLLRAAERFNDRLGNQFGAAITYFSFLSMIPILMVSFAVAGFVLASHPTLLQDIFDKILQSVSDPMLAATLQNTINTAVQQRTTVGLVGLLVALYSGINWMGNLREAILAQSRDEWQRASHDQEKWWLKYFRDFTSLIGLLVALIVSLSITSIAGSAQQMIITALHLDYITWLKPAWRLIGLVISVFADYLLFFWIFWRIPQRRLKSKALIYGSLIAAVGFEIIKIIMTWTLPILVRSPSGAAFGSVLGLMAFFYFFARLTLFCAAWIATAEDNHHDAAE